From a single Collibacillus ludicampi genomic region:
- a CDS encoding adenosylhomocysteinase, translated as MSKTVHDSMIRDIRLAPSGQLKIDWVAAHMPLLNSVKEQFEKDKPFAGKRVTICLHLEAKTAYLGKVIQAGGAEVAMVASNPLSTQDDVVAALADSGIYVYAWHGATAEEYKMHLNKGLDFQPDALIDDGGDLVSTLHHERIEQTKKIIGGAEETTTGIIRLRAMEKEGKLNFPMIAVNDAYCKYLFDNRYGTGQSVWDAIMRSTNLVVAGKTVVVIGYGWCGKGVAMRAKGLGAKVIVTEVDPIKAVEAVMDGFQVMPMIEAAKRGDFFITVTGNKDCITAEHFYVMKDGAILANAGHFDVEINKIDLNNMAKNVRKVRNNIEEFTFADGRKVYLLAEGRLVNLAAGDGHPAEVMDMTFALQALSLRYIVEHQGQLENRVYSVPEELDRHVAELRLQTWGIEIDELTEEQVRYLESWVE; from the coding sequence ATGTCGAAAACCGTACATGATTCCATGATTCGCGACATACGATTAGCTCCTTCGGGACAATTGAAAATCGACTGGGTAGCCGCACATATGCCGCTGCTCAATTCGGTGAAAGAACAATTTGAAAAAGACAAACCATTCGCGGGAAAAAGAGTGACCATTTGTCTGCATCTCGAAGCGAAAACGGCTTACCTCGGAAAAGTGATTCAGGCGGGTGGTGCGGAAGTGGCGATGGTGGCTTCCAATCCCTTGTCTACTCAAGACGATGTGGTCGCCGCACTCGCAGATAGCGGGATTTACGTATATGCGTGGCATGGAGCGACGGCGGAAGAGTACAAAATGCATCTGAACAAAGGACTGGATTTTCAGCCGGATGCCTTAATTGATGACGGGGGCGATCTCGTTTCGACGCTTCACCATGAGCGGATCGAACAGACGAAGAAGATCATAGGGGGAGCGGAAGAAACGACGACCGGCATCATTCGTTTGCGTGCGATGGAGAAAGAAGGGAAGCTGAATTTCCCGATGATCGCCGTCAATGATGCGTATTGCAAGTACCTTTTTGATAACCGATACGGTACGGGCCAGTCGGTATGGGATGCGATCATGCGCTCCACGAATCTGGTTGTCGCAGGGAAAACGGTGGTTGTGATCGGTTACGGTTGGTGCGGCAAAGGCGTGGCGATGCGTGCCAAAGGGTTGGGGGCCAAAGTCATCGTGACCGAGGTGGATCCGATCAAGGCGGTCGAAGCAGTGATGGACGGATTCCAGGTCATGCCAATGATCGAAGCCGCCAAAAGGGGTGACTTTTTCATCACGGTGACGGGCAACAAGGATTGCATTACGGCGGAACATTTTTACGTCATGAAAGATGGTGCGATCCTTGCCAACGCCGGCCATTTTGATGTGGAGATCAACAAAATCGACCTCAACAACATGGCCAAAAACGTCCGTAAAGTGAGAAATAACATCGAAGAGTTTACGTTTGCCGACGGCAGGAAAGTATATCTGTTGGCGGAAGGCCGATTGGTGAATCTTGCGGCAGGTGACGGGCATCCGGCGGAAGTCATGGATATGACATTCGCGTTGCAAGCATTGTCCCTGCGTTACATTGTGGAACATCAAGGGCAATTGGAGAACCGAGTCTATTCTGTCCCCGAGGAACTGGATCGCCACGTGGCGGAACTGCGCTTGCAGACATGGGGCATCGAGATCGATGAATTGACAGAGGAACAGGTCCGCTATTTAGAGTCCTGGGTAGAGTAA
- a CDS encoding lipid II flippase family protein, with protein sequence MQGLLDAITGGGHISIGRLFIIFFLIALTNIFDTSAYASRLAGVRTKRLAISNTLYAMVTVGSRTTTFIYLPTVGGITDFARKYSFDPFWSLSLILWGAAVGTAIGIFLMPSMVNFYSLGIECMDERGTALRVMRYLFTTKEGLLKVARCYQKPTLAMMKRIDIRDKETPKDLYYLNSLLYALFTVGPIAALYAGVLRADHVTSANMLSGAINSVAAILLLFMVDPRSALIVDRGIARKISMDTVKTTMVMLAVGRLTGAVLAQLVLYPGAHFVAFVARFF encoded by the coding sequence TTGCAAGGATTATTGGACGCCATCACTGGCGGTGGACATATCAGTATCGGGCGCCTCTTCATCATTTTCTTCTTGATCGCGCTCACCAATATTTTTGACACGTCTGCGTATGCGTCTCGCCTGGCGGGGGTACGGACGAAACGGTTGGCGATCTCCAATACGTTATATGCGATGGTGACGGTCGGATCCCGCACGACGACGTTTATCTATCTGCCTACGGTGGGTGGAATCACCGACTTTGCAAGAAAATACTCGTTCGATCCCTTCTGGTCGCTGAGTTTGATTCTGTGGGGGGCGGCCGTCGGTACGGCGATCGGAATCTTTCTCATGCCATCGATGGTCAATTTTTATAGTCTAGGGATCGAATGCATGGATGAACGGGGGACGGCGCTCCGTGTCATGCGCTATCTTTTTACTACAAAAGAAGGGTTGCTCAAGGTTGCCCGTTGTTATCAGAAACCGACTCTTGCGATGATGAAGAGAATCGATATTCGCGATAAAGAAACCCCGAAGGATCTGTATTACCTGAATTCCCTGTTATATGCGTTATTCACGGTCGGGCCGATTGCCGCCTTATATGCGGGTGTCCTGAGGGCCGATCATGTCACGAGCGCCAATATGCTCTCGGGGGCGATTAATTCGGTGGCTGCGATTCTCTTGCTCTTTATGGTTGATCCTCGATCGGCGTTGATCGTCGACCGCGGGATCGCCCGCAAGATTTCCATGGATACGGTAAAGACAACGATGGTCATGCTTGCGGTTGGGCGCTTAACAGGGGCCGTGTTAGCACAGCTTGTTTTGTACCCGGGAGCACATTTTGTCGCTTTTGTCGCACGTTTCTTCTAA
- a CDS encoding sigma-54-dependent transcriptional regulator → MKSVLVVDDEIEVTSFFRYFLEDKNCDVVVANSGREVEDLLLRHPSTFHMALVDLKLPDANGLDLLSKIKAKYPACEVLIMTGYSTVKSAVMAIQAGAKDYLEKPFDDLESLENIINSVLTPPVAHDEKLFTEAAKYGIIFSSSSPLHKVLTVAEKLAKKAINILIEGETGTGKELMARFIHGSSLRAQYPFVGINCGAVPESLLESELFGHEKGAFSGAIKSRKGYFELANNGTLFLDEIGEAPTSIQVKLLRVLETGEFMRVGSEEIQKSNVRVISATNRNLESEVENKRFRADLLYRLEGVKLSLPPLRERREDIPLIAQYYLDKKYGGECRLDSDTIEILKMYDWPGNVRQLLNVLNQTHVIHDCKRLRADHLPQYLVNRAENPDKEMSVAKQIDEFIEKEIHQFVQNLVNGLSHVEQMDLKKIMKRIRQMEGEIGRKIIEKGLSETRGNRQLLSKRFNITTRVIRYILNEK, encoded by the coding sequence GTGAAGAGCGTGCTTGTCGTTGATGATGAAATCGAAGTGACATCATTTTTTCGTTATTTCTTGGAAGATAAGAATTGTGACGTAGTGGTTGCGAATTCAGGGAGAGAAGTGGAGGATCTACTGCTCCGACATCCATCCACGTTTCATATGGCTCTCGTTGATTTGAAGCTGCCTGATGCCAATGGATTGGATTTATTATCAAAGATTAAAGCGAAATACCCTGCCTGCGAAGTCCTGATTATGACCGGTTACAGTACGGTCAAATCAGCTGTGATGGCTATTCAGGCGGGTGCGAAAGACTATCTGGAAAAGCCGTTTGATGACTTGGAGAGTCTGGAAAACATCATCAATTCCGTGTTAACTCCCCCTGTTGCCCATGATGAAAAACTGTTTACGGAAGCAGCTAAGTACGGGATTATTTTTTCGTCTTCGAGTCCCTTGCATAAAGTTCTTACCGTTGCAGAAAAGCTCGCCAAGAAAGCGATCAACATTTTGATCGAGGGAGAGACAGGAACCGGTAAGGAATTGATGGCGCGCTTCATTCACGGCTCCAGCCTGCGAGCACAATACCCGTTTGTGGGGATCAATTGCGGGGCGGTACCAGAATCCCTGCTGGAAAGCGAACTGTTCGGGCACGAAAAAGGCGCTTTTTCCGGAGCGATCAAGAGCCGCAAGGGGTATTTCGAGCTGGCGAATAACGGGACTCTCTTCCTGGATGAGATCGGAGAGGCGCCGACTTCCATCCAGGTAAAATTGTTGCGCGTATTAGAGACGGGAGAGTTTATGAGGGTAGGAAGTGAAGAGATACAAAAAAGCAATGTGCGGGTCATCTCAGCTACGAATCGAAACTTGGAATCCGAGGTTGAAAACAAACGCTTTCGCGCTGATCTTTTGTACCGGTTGGAGGGAGTGAAATTATCACTCCCCCCTTTGCGGGAAAGACGCGAAGATATTCCGTTAATCGCTCAGTACTATCTTGACAAAAAATATGGCGGCGAGTGCAGACTGGATTCGGATACCATTGAGATTCTAAAAATGTACGATTGGCCAGGCAACGTGAGACAACTCCTTAACGTACTCAATCAAACACATGTCATTCATGACTGTAAGAGATTAAGGGCGGATCATCTCCCCCAATATCTGGTTAACAGAGCGGAAAATCCAGACAAAGAGATGTCGGTTGCAAAGCAAATCGATGAATTTATCGAGAAAGAAATCCATCAATTCGTGCAAAATCTGGTCAATGGTTTAAGCCATGTCGAGCAGATGGATCTGAAAAAAATTATGAAGCGGATCAGACAAATGGAAGGGGAAATCGGAAGAAAAATAATTGAAAAAGGGTTATCCGAGACACGAGGAAACAGGCAATTGTTGAGTAAGAGATTTAACATTACAACAAGGGTCATTCGATATATCTTAAATGAAAAGTAA
- a CDS encoding sensor histidine kinase, whose amino-acid sequence MRGKQELIDKLIGIQSSRKSYYSELNAIVGELQKKNKQLEVINRLTQIHVEKSWEEVSNYLAAQFSQVLSFDRFVLTLIDKSELLFYISQPDATDWSCHFVKRSIQTKTALSVGEFKKLLKKEMPDHYGTSVCLQNQSGKIYGFLTLLNRNRVEYPREDLELYKTMGEHVRVSIENILLFKDVSEKVKIEAQLIQSAKLAALGEMAAGIAHELNSPLTAILGHVQLLMREIKEGRPGKMLEDIYQCGLRSKKIIQNLLTFSRQEEYQFETIDLPDLIEDVLGLIGYQLAVSGISIQKDIDRTLPPVRGSRNQIEQVLINLLLNAKDAVQEKSDPEIIIGTCLASLEERPYVSIYVRDNGVGIEEEDISQIFNPFFTTKEKMKGTGLGLSVSLGIAESHGGKLLVDSKVNEYSQFSLLLPIQESEGVE is encoded by the coding sequence ATGCGCGGAAAACAAGAGTTGATCGACAAGTTGATAGGGATCCAATCTTCGCGAAAAAGTTATTACAGCGAATTAAACGCCATCGTTGGAGAACTGCAGAAAAAGAATAAACAGTTAGAAGTGATTAACCGATTAACCCAGATTCATGTGGAAAAATCATGGGAAGAAGTCAGCAACTATTTAGCCGCCCAGTTTTCTCAAGTTCTTTCTTTCGACCGGTTTGTGCTGACTCTTATCGACAAATCCGAGCTCTTATTTTATATTTCTCAACCGGATGCGACGGACTGGTCTTGTCACTTCGTGAAACGATCCATTCAAACAAAGACGGCCCTATCCGTCGGAGAATTTAAAAAGTTGCTTAAAAAAGAAATGCCTGATCATTATGGCACTTCCGTTTGTTTGCAAAATCAATCGGGAAAAATATATGGATTTCTTACCCTCTTGAATCGAAATCGAGTGGAGTATCCCCGAGAGGATCTGGAACTTTATAAGACGATGGGGGAACATGTGCGAGTCTCCATCGAAAACATCCTCCTGTTTAAAGATGTGAGTGAGAAAGTCAAAATTGAAGCCCAACTGATCCAATCCGCAAAATTGGCCGCGTTGGGAGAGATGGCCGCGGGAATCGCCCATGAACTGAACAGTCCCCTGACCGCAATTCTCGGACATGTCCAGCTTCTCATGCGGGAGATTAAAGAAGGGCGCCCGGGAAAAATGTTGGAGGATATTTATCAATGCGGCCTTCGAAGCAAAAAAATCATACAAAACTTATTAACATTCTCGAGACAAGAAGAGTATCAATTCGAAACCATTGATCTTCCCGATTTGATTGAAGATGTGTTGGGATTGATCGGATATCAACTGGCTGTTTCCGGAATTTCCATTCAGAAAGACATTGATCGAACACTGCCTCCTGTTCGAGGGAGCCGCAATCAAATCGAACAGGTTTTGATCAACCTTCTTCTCAATGCAAAAGACGCCGTTCAAGAAAAAAGCGATCCGGAAATCATCATTGGAACCTGCCTTGCGAGTTTGGAGGAGCGGCCATACGTTTCGATTTATGTTCGCGACAACGGGGTTGGAATTGAAGAAGAAGATATCTCTCAAATATTCAACCCTTTTTTTACGACAAAGGAAAAAATGAAGGGCACCGGTCTTGGCCTTTCTGTGAGTCTCGGCATTGCCGAATCCCACGGAGGAAAGCTGCTGGTAGACAGCAAGGTGAATGAGTATAGTCAGTTTTCCCTCCTGCTTCCGATCCAAGAGAGTGAAGGAGTGGAATAA
- a CDS encoding competence protein CoiA — MQRALMGEQEILLCDPRWDGKREELKAWDKEGLFSCPYCGLPLTLVWGTVRFRHFRHPSGNLCMISKNEPETREHILGKMRLYEQAVRWFPQALRIEMEYRLPNGERIADVYVEDRDGRAYVFEYQRVRIPEKEFLERRASYRQMGVCDIWVFGENLLQNKGHQRDRNGKKTPVEWFSFDGMIRAALDPAPFEWIYAALVREEFGKYTEILGSLSFYDPNEDCFTLLRGVFPRQGSSVIYGAYRSWSTALTHIDWKDGLMLKEDCLFLKENREHARMLLEKQKYMMDQEETARQQQIRLHQQALAAPEQVWCERVNERYGYDLFHRYAASRQLAIQTERVRAFKCQPDSIPVARSIWESLRKEVSVEKIWSPFFNLPVANDIVFQVPRFIWQMLLYVRLIHERSGKSFSFRQVQELLRDSGIVYALDIGFKITLTASARRLAEKNRNSIQRYVHPEHYVLLDYLDVLCFLGVLQKKASTYQDGYWKYRVVRDHMPVLQKKELEHARALVLIGRANPQKPLWDPVLDQPIGNYVEMFGSVNGG; from the coding sequence ATGCAACGGGCGCTGATGGGAGAACAGGAGATTCTTCTTTGTGACCCACGGTGGGACGGTAAGCGAGAAGAATTAAAAGCTTGGGACAAAGAAGGACTCTTTTCCTGTCCATATTGCGGTTTGCCATTAACGCTCGTATGGGGAACGGTCAGATTTCGTCATTTTCGTCATCCTAGCGGCAATCTGTGCATGATTTCAAAGAACGAGCCTGAAACAAGGGAACATATTCTCGGCAAAATGAGACTGTACGAACAAGCGGTTCGCTGGTTTCCGCAAGCCCTTCGGATTGAAATGGAGTATCGCCTGCCCAATGGAGAGCGAATCGCTGATGTTTATGTTGAGGATCGGGATGGACGTGCCTACGTTTTCGAGTACCAAAGAGTGAGGATTCCGGAGAAGGAGTTCCTGGAACGCAGGGCATCCTATCGGCAGATGGGTGTATGCGACATCTGGGTTTTCGGTGAAAACCTGTTGCAAAACAAAGGGCACCAGCGAGATCGTAATGGCAAGAAAACACCGGTTGAATGGTTTTCGTTTGATGGAATGATACGTGCCGCTCTTGATCCGGCACCTTTCGAATGGATCTATGCAGCGCTCGTAAGGGAAGAATTCGGAAAGTACACCGAGATTCTCGGGAGTCTAAGCTTCTATGATCCGAACGAAGATTGCTTTACCCTTTTGCGCGGGGTTTTTCCGCGTCAAGGCTCATCCGTGATTTACGGCGCCTATCGCTCTTGGTCAACGGCGCTAACGCATATCGATTGGAAAGACGGTTTGATGTTGAAAGAAGACTGTCTGTTTCTAAAAGAAAATAGGGAACATGCTCGCATGCTTCTAGAGAAACAGAAGTACATGATGGATCAAGAAGAAACAGCACGCCAACAACAGATCCGGCTCCATCAGCAAGCGCTTGCCGCCCCCGAGCAGGTATGGTGCGAACGTGTAAACGAACGGTATGGTTATGATCTGTTTCATCGATATGCGGCTTCCCGTCAACTTGCCATCCAGACGGAACGGGTACGTGCTTTTAAATGCCAGCCCGATTCCATACCTGTGGCACGTAGCATATGGGAAAGTTTGCGAAAGGAAGTTTCTGTCGAGAAGATTTGGTCTCCCTTTTTCAATCTGCCGGTTGCCAATGACATTGTCTTTCAAGTCCCGCGTTTCATCTGGCAGATGTTACTTTACGTCCGTTTGATTCACGAACGAAGCGGGAAATCGTTCTCTTTCCGGCAGGTGCAAGAATTGTTACGTGACAGCGGTATCGTGTATGCATTGGACATCGGGTTTAAGATCACTCTCACCGCTTCGGCGAGACGACTGGCGGAAAAGAACCGAAACTCCATACAACGTTACGTGCACCCGGAACATTATGTCCTGCTGGATTACCTCGATGTTCTATGTTTTCTCGGTGTATTGCAGAAGAAAGCATCCACATACCAGGACGGCTATTGGAAATACCGCGTGGTTCGCGATCATATGCCAGTCTTGCAAAAAAAGGAGTTGGAACACGCCCGTGCGCTCGTGCTCATAGGCCGAGCCAACCCGCAAAAACCGCTTTGGGATCCGGTGTTAGATCAACCAATCGGCAACTATGTAGAAATGTTCGGTTCTGTAAACGGAGGATGA
- a CDS encoding gamma-glutamyl-gamma-aminobutyrate hydrolase family protein, translating into MRKRVGLTGLLHHLNPDVKGVFVGEGYTSALAKAGVLPLVIPYLYEEDEIHALAENLDGLVLTGGEDVDPTRFGEEPLPGLGEVSPERDDLEYRLVRAFMERDKPILGICRGMQVLNAALGGTLWQDLSRQKKRVLQHRQNAPRWHLSHHVFVYEGTRLASILGSSEIKVNSFHHQAVKDVAPGFIVSAVSADGVIEAFESREHRFILGVQWHPENLWRKHPLFYSLFSAFVDAVQQSC; encoded by the coding sequence ATGCGGAAACGGGTAGGACTCACGGGTCTTCTTCATCATTTGAACCCGGATGTCAAGGGCGTCTTTGTCGGTGAGGGCTATACGAGTGCTCTTGCGAAGGCGGGGGTCCTTCCTCTGGTGATTCCTTATCTTTACGAAGAAGATGAGATTCACGCACTGGCGGAGAATCTCGACGGACTCGTATTGACAGGAGGAGAGGATGTAGATCCTACGCGGTTTGGGGAGGAACCCTTACCCGGTCTTGGAGAGGTTTCTCCTGAGCGTGACGATTTGGAATATCGATTAGTCCGGGCGTTTATGGAAAGGGACAAACCGATCCTCGGGATCTGTCGCGGTATGCAAGTCTTGAATGCGGCACTGGGCGGTACCTTATGGCAGGATCTTTCCCGCCAGAAAAAGCGGGTGCTTCAGCATAGGCAGAACGCTCCCAGATGGCATCTGTCCCATCATGTATTCGTGTATGAGGGTACACGTTTGGCGAGTATACTTGGCAGTAGCGAGATCAAGGTCAATAGCTTTCATCATCAGGCGGTGAAAGATGTCGCTCCCGGTTTCATCGTATCTGCCGTTTCGGCGGACGGGGTTATCGAGGCGTTCGAAAGCCGCGAACACCGCTTCATTCTTGGAGTACAATGGCATCCGGAGAATTTGTGGCGCAAACATCCCTTGTTTTACTCCCTGTTTTCCGCATTTGTCGATGCGGTGCAACAATCTTGTTAA
- the pabB gene encoding aminodeoxychorismate synthase component I, which yields MTEWYQEPFLLFDFADGQKGPERIIFSDPVKVIEAHCVEEVVPAIQSVQEGVQAGYYAVGYIAYEAAPAFDPAFVVREGTELPLLWFGLFREPQRSVRIETEGEYHLTDWQPSISQDAYNRHIQIIRDAISRGETYQVNYTMRLRAAFEKDDLAFYHRLLAAQQANYSAYLNLGRFRILSASPELFFRREGDRIITKPMKGTAKRGRFWEEDQKQREWLAHSEKNQAENLMIVDLLRNDLARIAETGSVEVPHLFEIERYPTVFQMTSTVTAKVPPHVTLRDIFSVLFPCGSITGAPKVKTMEWIAELEDSPRGVYCGTIGFVKPNGDAVFNVAIRTVVVDKQKGTAEYGVGGGITYDSTAEGEYLEALAKAALLTEQWPAFELLETMRLENGEYQLLERHLQRLCASANYFQIPLNLADIRETLKQHVRQYPNEKRRVRLLVSQKGEARVESTGLQELHQDSMPVRIAGTPVSTKDRFLYHKTTHRTMYDVRRKEHGDVFDVLLRNEQGEITEFTMGNIVVEINGQKWTPPRECGLLAGTLRAELLERGEIQERVITLSDLKRAEKVWFINSVRGWVPVHFVSDVQ from the coding sequence GTGACTGAATGGTACCAAGAACCGTTTCTCCTGTTTGATTTCGCTGATGGACAAAAGGGGCCGGAACGCATCATTTTTTCGGATCCCGTCAAAGTCATCGAGGCCCATTGTGTAGAGGAAGTCGTCCCGGCGATACAATCGGTACAAGAAGGAGTGCAAGCCGGATATTATGCGGTCGGCTATATCGCATATGAAGCGGCACCGGCTTTCGATCCCGCATTCGTTGTTCGCGAGGGGACGGAACTCCCTCTGTTATGGTTCGGATTATTCCGTGAACCGCAACGGTCAGTGCGCATCGAAACGGAAGGGGAATATCACCTGACAGACTGGCAACCTTCGATCAGCCAGGATGCATACAATCGCCACATTCAAATCATAAGGGATGCGATTTCCCGCGGAGAAACGTATCAAGTGAACTACACGATGCGGCTTCGTGCGGCGTTTGAAAAAGATGACCTTGCGTTTTATCATCGTCTGCTTGCCGCTCAACAGGCGAACTATTCCGCATATCTGAACCTCGGGCGCTTTCGTATTCTCTCCGCTTCCCCTGAGCTGTTCTTTCGCAGAGAGGGAGATCGAATCATCACGAAACCGATGAAAGGAACGGCCAAGCGCGGGCGATTTTGGGAAGAGGATCAGAAACAGCGGGAATGGTTGGCACATTCGGAGAAAAATCAGGCTGAAAATCTCATGATTGTGGACTTGCTGCGCAACGATTTGGCAAGAATCGCAGAGACCGGTTCTGTGGAAGTACCGCATCTTTTTGAGATTGAACGTTATCCGACCGTCTTTCAGATGACATCGACCGTCACGGCCAAAGTTCCTCCGCATGTCACATTGCGAGATATTTTTTCCGTCCTGTTTCCGTGCGGTTCGATCACCGGGGCGCCGAAAGTGAAGACGATGGAGTGGATCGCCGAATTGGAAGATTCCCCGCGTGGCGTCTATTGCGGAACGATCGGTTTTGTCAAACCGAATGGGGATGCCGTTTTCAATGTGGCGATCCGTACAGTCGTCGTTGATAAACAGAAAGGAACGGCGGAATATGGAGTAGGCGGAGGTATCACGTACGATTCAACGGCGGAAGGCGAGTATCTGGAAGCTCTGGCGAAAGCGGCATTACTGACGGAACAATGGCCCGCATTCGAATTACTGGAAACCATGCGGTTGGAAAACGGCGAATATCAGCTGTTGGAACGGCATTTGCAGCGTCTGTGCGCTTCCGCGAATTATTTTCAAATCCCGCTCAACCTTGCAGACATTCGCGAGACTTTAAAACAGCATGTGCGCCAGTATCCGAATGAAAAGCGTCGCGTCCGCTTGCTCGTGTCCCAAAAAGGGGAGGCGCGCGTCGAAAGCACGGGTTTGCAAGAGTTGCATCAAGATTCGATGCCCGTCCGTATCGCGGGTACACCGGTTTCCACAAAGGATCGTTTTCTCTATCATAAAACGACGCACCGTACGATGTACGATGTACGCCGCAAAGAACACGGCGATGTGTTTGACGTTTTATTGCGAAACGAACAAGGCGAAATCACGGAATTTACGATGGGAAATATTGTCGTAGAAATCAACGGTCAAAAGTGGACACCTCCTCGCGAGTGCGGGTTGCTCGCTGGAACGTTACGTGCGGAATTGCTCGAGAGAGGAGAGATTCAAGAGCGAGTGATCACTCTCTCCGATCTGAAGCGGGCCGAGAAGGTCTGGTTCATCAACAGTGTGCGCGGTTGGGTGCCCGTACATTTTGTTTCAGATGTTCAATAA
- a CDS encoding M20 metallopeptidase family protein translates to MYEWKRFQNRVRRAIVHIHDELVRVRRDLHAHPELAFQEVRTAGIVASCLSRLGLEVRTGVAKTGVVGDLFGRRSGPTVALRADMDALPMQDEKEVTYKSKVDGCMHACGHDAHTAMMLGAAVVLAEMREELPGHVRFLFQPAEEGPGGALPMIEEGALEGVDVIFAQHVNPSLETGYVAVSDGPAMAAVDDFCLTIHGKGGHAAYPHMATDAIQIAAQVIVGLQPLISRQVDPFEPAVVTIGTIEGGKAENIVADQVSMRGTIRTFNRLLRSEIPKRIEEIVGGITSAYGGRFELNIRPGYPALINPSEEVKRITQVAEEVVGANHLLLAPPSMGSEDFAFYLEEVPGCMWWLGAMPAYASIGELTLHHPRFDIDERALAYGVEMLVMSTLAYFFPDFATS, encoded by the coding sequence GTGTACGAGTGGAAGAGATTTCAGAATCGAGTACGTCGCGCGATCGTCCATATCCACGATGAGCTTGTCAGAGTCAGACGCGATCTGCACGCCCATCCGGAATTGGCGTTTCAGGAAGTGCGTACCGCCGGAATCGTTGCCTCCTGTCTTTCGCGTTTAGGACTTGAAGTACGGACGGGTGTGGCGAAAACGGGGGTAGTAGGAGATTTATTCGGACGGAGATCAGGCCCTACGGTTGCGTTGCGTGCCGACATGGATGCATTGCCCATGCAAGATGAGAAAGAAGTAACTTATAAAAGCAAAGTAGATGGCTGTATGCATGCTTGCGGTCATGATGCGCATACTGCGATGATGCTCGGAGCTGCGGTCGTTCTCGCGGAGATGCGTGAAGAGTTGCCCGGGCATGTCCGATTTCTTTTTCAGCCCGCGGAAGAGGGGCCCGGCGGGGCTCTTCCCATGATCGAAGAAGGAGCGCTCGAAGGGGTTGACGTGATTTTTGCCCAACATGTCAACCCCTCCCTTGAAACGGGGTATGTAGCGGTTTCCGATGGTCCGGCAATGGCGGCTGTAGACGATTTTTGCCTGACCATTCACGGGAAGGGAGGACATGCCGCTTACCCGCACATGGCGACCGATGCCATACAGATCGCCGCTCAAGTGATTGTCGGCTTGCAGCCGTTGATTTCCCGTCAAGTGGACCCGTTTGAGCCGGCGGTTGTTACGATCGGCACGATCGAAGGCGGAAAAGCGGAGAATATCGTTGCCGACCAAGTGTCCATGCGGGGCACGATCCGTACGTTCAATCGTCTGTTACGCAGTGAAATTCCCAAGCGGATCGAAGAGATAGTGGGCGGAATCACATCCGCATATGGCGGACGATTTGAACTGAACATACGACCGGGTTATCCGGCACTGATTAACCCTTCCGAAGAAGTGAAAAGAATCACCCAAGTCGCGGAGGAAGTAGTGGGAGCTAATCATCTGTTACTTGCTCCTCCGTCTATGGGAAGTGAAGATTTTGCTTTTTACCTGGAAGAAGTGCCCGGATGTATGTGGTGGCTCGGAGCGATGCCTGCCTATGCATCGATAGGGGAATTGACGTTGCACCATCCCCGTTTCGATATCGACGAACGGGCGCTGGCTTATGGCGTCGAAATGCTTGTGATGAGCACGCTCGCTTATTTCTTCCCCGATTTTGCAACATCCTAA